In a single window of the Desulfovibrio mangrovi genome:
- a CDS encoding radical SAM protein translates to MHYEGDIIRPPSEIDSILLQVATGCPHNNCTFCGAYQDKTFRIKDDAVIDADILWAAEHLKGMRRLFLCDGDCLALPQHRLVALLQSIRQHLPQVTRVGTYGSAMSIARKTDDELAVLRSLGLSFVYMGVESGDDDVLRRVNKRVSSAQLIEQAARVTAAGMKLNVTVIVGLGGVEGSMRHARETGRVLSAMSPDFIGVLSLMLLPDTPLHGEYKRGEFSMPDACGLLRELRELLACTDIRSGIFLTNHASNHLPMRVRLPKDKDVALEKLDAAIGGYVPIKSEWMRAL, encoded by the coding sequence ATGCATTACGAAGGCGACATCATCCGCCCCCCCAGTGAAATAGATTCCATCCTGCTGCAGGTAGCTACGGGCTGTCCCCATAACAACTGCACCTTTTGCGGGGCCTATCAGGACAAGACGTTCCGCATCAAGGACGATGCCGTCATTGATGCCGATATCCTCTGGGCTGCCGAACATCTGAAGGGGATGCGCCGCCTGTTCCTTTGTGACGGGGATTGTCTTGCGCTTCCCCAGCATCGTCTTGTTGCCCTGCTGCAGTCCATTCGCCAGCACCTTCCGCAGGTGACGCGGGTGGGCACGTATGGAAGCGCCATGTCCATTGCCCGCAAGACTGACGATGAGCTGGCGGTTCTGCGCAGCCTTGGTCTTTCCTTTGTCTATATGGGTGTGGAGTCGGGTGACGATGACGTGTTGCGCCGCGTGAACAAACGCGTTTCCAGCGCGCAGCTTATTGAACAGGCCGCACGGGTAACTGCTGCCGGCATGAAACTTAACGTTACTGTTATAGTGGGACTTGGCGGGGTGGAAGGCAGTATGCGACACGCCCGGGAGACGGGGAGGGTGCTCAGCGCCATGTCTCCGGATTTCATCGGCGTGCTCAGCCTGATGCTGTTACCGGATACACCTCTGCACGGGGAATATAAACGCGGCGAGTTCTCAATGCCCGATGCCTGCGGGCTGCTGCGCGAGTTGCGTGAGCTGCTTGCCTGCACTGATATACGTTCGGGCATTTTTCTCACCAACCATGCCTCCAATCATCTGCCCATGAGAGTGCGGCTTCCCAAGGACAAGGATGTTGCCCTTGAGAAACTGGATGCCGCCATCGGCGGCTATGTGCCCATCAAGTCAGAGTGGATGCGCGCCTTGTAG
- a CDS encoding ribbon-helix-helix domain-containing protein encodes MCEMYASTAPAEYEQTTRSVRLHGGVTSVRLERRFWNVLEELAASEGSSLPKFLETLYDEAVHIHGSVGNFASLLRVVCTTYLASRTSVLSESA; translated from the coding sequence ATGTGTGAGATGTATGCATCCACCGCCCCTGCCGAGTACGAACAGACTACACGGTCCGTCAGGCTGCATGGCGGGGTGACAAGCGTACGGCTGGAACGGAGGTTCTGGAACGTGCTTGAGGAACTGGCCGCTTCGGAAGGCTCTTCGCTCCCCAAGTTCCTTGAAACCCTGTATGATGAGGCTGTGCATATTCACGGCTCGGTCGGGAATTTTGCCTCCCTGCTTCGGGTCGTATGTACGACATATCTGGCTTCAAGGACTTCCGTTTTGTCTGAAAGCGCCTGA
- a CDS encoding DJ-1/PfpI family protein translates to MAKKLLLICGDFVEDYEVMVPFQALQAMGYAVDAVCPGKKAGESVATAIHDFEGHQTYSEKPGHNFTLNATFDDIRPEDYAGLIIPGGRAPEYLRLNEKVLAVVRHFQESRKVIGAICHGAQLLAAAVALDGKRISAYPACSPEVRLAGAEYVNLQMDEALVDGNIVTAPAWPAHPQWLRKIADLLG, encoded by the coding sequence ATGGCAAAGAAACTGTTGCTGATCTGTGGTGATTTTGTGGAAGATTACGAAGTTATGGTGCCTTTTCAGGCACTTCAGGCGATGGGGTATGCTGTAGATGCCGTGTGTCCGGGCAAGAAAGCCGGTGAATCCGTGGCAACCGCCATTCATGATTTTGAGGGGCACCAGACCTATTCCGAGAAGCCCGGTCACAATTTCACGCTGAATGCGACCTTTGATGACATCCGTCCCGAAGACTACGCAGGACTCATTATTCCCGGTGGTCGTGCTCCCGAGTACCTGCGCCTCAACGAGAAGGTGCTGGCCGTGGTGCGTCATTTCCAGGAAAGCCGCAAAGTTATCGGTGCCATCTGCCATGGTGCGCAGTTGCTTGCCGCTGCTGTTGCTCTGGACGGCAAGCGCATCTCCGCGTATCCTGCCTGCTCGCCGGAAGTACGTCTTGCCGGTGCTGAATATGTGAATCTGCAAATGGATGAAGCCCTCGTGGATGGCAATATTGTGACCGCTCCGGCATGGCCTGCCCATCCCCAGTGGCTGCGTAAGATTGCCGACCTGCTCGGATAG
- a CDS encoding helix-turn-helix domain-containing protein: MKKVTFTYGRLVALVVLLGLCLLLFLQIQMRLVERQLGGLALGYFADNTRDTLQTMRENIARLVRDGRMLPDAALADEMQFMAESTHAGYVLVVLGNARAELVDARTGVRATMEETGDEKVSYSLSRVAGAGGAAPEVGSIAGDELRDFALALRANLLFVVPPAESAPVMSLMTTPEGKRFVLLYMQAPATQKPITVCLVFTPEFFLNRLAAAIPVQMSAALLQQDKVLAVSSAAERQYRELTGDGSVQVPFAAFLDRLGPAGEEDLVEIITEDSVTGLRIVFISQGMGLLRGLLAKPEFLITLGVFVLVLVVLVLAISRYLTRHRRYYRPEVVVDADFVRTLIKQGEGMHVEFKSTLRQNLQSGKRDKSMEIAVLKGMCAFMNTLGGTMIVGVGDGGEILGVEPDGFRSEDHALRHLGNVFNECVGARHFNCVSLHTCKLDDKLVLVVLCRQSTTPVFLRHQSVESFYVRQGPSNRSLSLGEFWEVSHKFKR; encoded by the coding sequence ATGAAGAAAGTGACGTTTACATATGGCCGGTTGGTTGCGTTGGTCGTGTTGCTCGGCCTGTGCCTGCTCCTGTTTCTGCAGATACAGATGCGATTGGTGGAACGCCAGTTGGGCGGATTGGCCCTCGGATATTTTGCCGACAACACTCGCGACACGCTGCAGACCATGCGGGAGAATATAGCCCGGCTTGTGCGCGATGGCAGAATGTTGCCCGATGCTGCGCTCGCGGATGAGATGCAGTTCATGGCAGAAAGCACCCATGCCGGCTATGTGCTTGTCGTGCTAGGTAATGCAAGGGCCGAATTGGTTGATGCCAGAACGGGCGTTCGTGCCACCATGGAGGAAACGGGCGACGAGAAGGTATCCTACAGCCTGTCACGTGTTGCAGGGGCGGGAGGTGCTGCCCCGGAGGTGGGATCCATAGCGGGGGACGAACTCAGGGATTTTGCGCTTGCCTTGCGGGCGAACCTGCTCTTTGTTGTGCCCCCTGCCGAGAGCGCGCCCGTGATGAGCCTGATGACCACGCCGGAAGGCAAGCGATTTGTCCTTTTGTACATGCAGGCTCCGGCAACCCAGAAGCCGATAACCGTTTGTCTGGTGTTCACGCCGGAATTCTTTCTGAACAGACTTGCCGCAGCCATTCCCGTGCAGATGAGTGCGGCTCTGCTACAGCAGGACAAGGTACTGGCCGTGTCATCTGCTGCCGAACGGCAATACAGAGAGCTGACAGGCGATGGAAGCGTGCAGGTTCCCTTTGCTGCCTTTCTGGATCGTCTGGGCCCTGCGGGTGAAGAAGATCTGGTGGAGATCATAACCGAAGACTCCGTTACAGGGCTGCGTATTGTGTTCATCAGTCAGGGGATGGGCTTGCTCAGAGGCCTGCTGGCAAAACCGGAGTTTCTTATCACGCTCGGCGTGTTCGTGCTGGTGCTGGTTGTGTTGGTGCTTGCCATTTCACGATATCTTACCCGCCACAGGCGGTATTACCGGCCTGAAGTGGTTGTTGACGCCGACTTCGTGCGAACACTGATCAAGCAGGGGGAGGGAATGCATGTGGAGTTCAAATCCACCTTGCGCCAGAACCTTCAAAGCGGAAAACGCGACAAGAGTATGGAGATTGCCGTACTCAAGGGGATGTGCGCGTTCATGAATACCCTTGGCGGTACCATGATCGTGGGAGTCGGTGACGGCGGTGAGATTCTGGGTGTGGAGCCCGACGGCTTCCGCAGTGAGGACCACGCGCTGCGGCATTTGGGGAATGTGTTCAACGAGTGTGTTGGCGCACGCCATTTCAATTGCGTTTCACTGCACACCTGCAAGCTGGACGATAAATTGGTGCTGGTCGTTCTGTGCAGGCAGTCCACCACGCCAGTGTTTTTGCGTCATCAGAGTGTGGAGTCCTTCTATGTCCGGCAGGGACCGTCCAACAGGAGTCTTTCCTTGGGTGAGTTCTGGGAGGTTTCTCATAAGTTCAAGCGATAA
- a CDS encoding SurA N-terminal domain-containing protein, whose protein sequence is MLDSIRQNAQSWGVKIAFALIIIVFIFWGVGSMSNSNRSSVLATVNEEPILIPEFKQAYDQQFAVLKRQIPGLKQEDLKQLGFAQQVMQQLVSKKLILQEAERLGIAVTPQELKKTIASIAVFRNEKDVFDGDLYKRVLEAQGMTPGQFEESYRQDILIRKMQEYVGLPASVTADEARTAFNFAGERRSIEFTVMPAASFVSKVTVAPEKLQEFYDQNKEQFKQPAKVALEYITITPKSLAKGVTVDEAEIAAFYDQNAETYFVQDESVRARHILVLADANAPEAKVAEAKAKIEQVLAQVKKGGDFAALAKKYSEGPSAPNGGDLGEFGHGAMVKPFEDAAFALDAGQVSGIVRTQFGFHIIKVEEKTPRRVKALAEVHDEIRQRLAEDKAADKVADSLDVVFEEVMAGKSMADAAAAHNLDLRTTSEFPRAKAMEVVGIKPDSLDAVFGTIVGGVVETPLEVEGGYMVARVSAASPESYIEFDQVKTMIEGRLLQEAAMQMAADEAKKIAEDVASGKLPAELAATVQTSPLFDRRGFVPGLGQAPELVNAVFAASGDQWGGPFMSAAGAVFFHLKDTSLPSDKEWEVAEEQVMASMLRAKRQEMFRAFMNDLGKKAEILIQNQDFLDKI, encoded by the coding sequence ATGTTGGACTCTATTCGGCAGAATGCCCAGTCGTGGGGCGTGAAAATTGCCTTTGCGCTTATCATTATCGTGTTCATTTTCTGGGGAGTGGGCTCCATGAGCAACTCCAACAGATCGTCCGTGCTGGCCACGGTCAACGAAGAACCGATTCTGATTCCCGAATTCAAGCAGGCGTATGATCAGCAGTTTGCCGTGTTGAAACGGCAGATTCCCGGCCTGAAGCAGGAAGACCTGAAGCAGCTGGGCTTTGCGCAGCAGGTGATGCAGCAGTTGGTTTCCAAGAAGCTGATCCTGCAGGAAGCTGAGCGCCTTGGCATTGCCGTGACGCCTCAGGAACTGAAGAAGACCATTGCTTCCATCGCGGTGTTCCGCAATGAGAAGGACGTGTTCGACGGTGACCTGTACAAGCGGGTTCTGGAAGCGCAGGGCATGACCCCCGGGCAGTTCGAAGAGTCCTACCGTCAGGATATACTGATTCGGAAGATGCAGGAATATGTTGGGTTGCCCGCATCCGTGACCGCCGATGAAGCCCGCACCGCGTTCAACTTCGCAGGTGAAAGACGCTCCATCGAATTCACTGTGATGCCCGCCGCTTCCTTTGTTTCCAAGGTTACCGTGGCTCCCGAAAAGCTTCAGGAGTTCTATGACCAGAACAAGGAGCAGTTCAAGCAGCCTGCCAAGGTAGCCCTTGAATACATCACCATTACGCCCAAGAGCCTCGCCAAGGGCGTTACTGTGGATGAAGCGGAGATTGCCGCCTTCTACGACCAGAATGCTGAAACCTACTTCGTGCAGGATGAGTCTGTGCGTGCCCGTCATATTCTCGTGCTGGCGGACGCCAACGCACCTGAAGCCAAGGTTGCCGAAGCCAAGGCCAAGATCGAGCAGGTTCTGGCTCAAGTGAAGAAGGGCGGAGACTTTGCCGCACTGGCCAAGAAATACTCTGAAGGTCCCTCCGCCCCCAATGGCGGCGATCTTGGTGAGTTTGGACATGGCGCCATGGTGAAGCCTTTCGAGGATGCCGCCTTTGCGCTTGATGCAGGACAGGTTTCCGGCATCGTGCGTACCCAGTTCGGTTTCCATATCATTAAGGTGGAGGAAAAGACTCCCCGCCGCGTGAAGGCTCTGGCCGAAGTGCATGACGAGATTCGTCAGCGTCTGGCTGAAGACAAGGCTGCCGATAAGGTTGCAGACTCCCTTGACGTGGTGTTCGAAGAAGTCATGGCCGGCAAGTCCATGGCTGATGCCGCTGCCGCGCATAATCTGGATCTGCGTACTACCTCCGAATTCCCCCGTGCCAAGGCAATGGAAGTCGTGGGTATCAAGCCTGATTCCCTTGACGCCGTATTCGGCACCATTGTCGGCGGTGTTGTGGAAACCCCCCTTGAAGTGGAAGGCGGTTACATGGTTGCCCGTGTGAGCGCAGCCTCCCCCGAAAGCTACATCGAGTTTGATCAGGTAAAGACCATGATTGAAGGTCGTCTGCTTCAGGAAGCCGCCATGCAGATGGCCGCTGATGAGGCAAAGAAGATTGCTGAAGATGTGGCCTCGGGCAAGCTGCCCGCCGAGCTGGCGGCTACGGTGCAGACCTCTCCGTTGTTTGACCGCCGTGGCTTTGTGCCCGGTCTCGGTCAGGCTCCGGAACTGGTTAATGCCGTGTTCGCTGCATCCGGCGATCAGTGGGGCGGTCCCTTCATGAGTGCTGCCGGTGCCGTGTTCTTCCATCTTAAGGATACCAGCCTGCCTTCCGACAAGGAATGGGAAGTTGCAGAAGAACAGGTTATGGCTTCCATGCTCCGTGCCAAGCGTCAGGAGATGTTCCGCGCCTTCATGAACGACCTTGGCAAGAAGGCGGAAATTCTGATTCAGAATCAGGACTTCCTCGACAAGATCTAA
- a CDS encoding aconitate hydratase — MSMNVTQKIIAGHLVSGEMVPGGEIGLRIDQTLTQDATGTMAYLQFEAMGVDRVRTDLSVSYVDHNTLQMGFRNPDDHRYLRTVAQKYGVVFSPPGTGICHQLHLENFAKPGATLVGSDSHTPTAGGIGSLAMGAGGLSVALAMAGESYFIAMPKVIKVQLEGKLTGWASAKDVILHLLGMLTVKGGVGKVFEYAGPGVATLSVPERAVITNMGAELGATTSLFPSDDKTRQFLAAMGREADWSELVADADATYDDVIVIDLSKLEPLAAQPHMPDRVVPVRELAGKKVDQVAIGSCTNSSYADMKSVAVLFGSAKVSNETDTLISPGSKQVLKMLAREGLVEPLLDAGARLLECSCGPCIGMGGSPVSAGVSVRTFNRNFEGRSGTKDADVYLVSPLTAAMVAIRGEFSDPATWGDAPAVPELPADVPSIRDLFIFPPAEGAGVEVTRGPNIVPLEQFDGFGDTVTAEVLLKAGDDITTDHIMPAGAQITALRSNVPAISEHVFSRVDEQFVARAKACDNGVIVAGENYGQGSSREHAALAPRHLGVRAVIAKSLARIHRANLVNFGILPLILEDKADYDRFALGGKVTVPVAAVTAGGTVEITVDGAGLVPVKNDLTQKELDIIRAGGLLNYVRLSKTGVA, encoded by the coding sequence ATGTCCATGAACGTTACGCAAAAGATTATTGCGGGCCACCTTGTCTCCGGTGAAATGGTTCCCGGCGGCGAAATCGGTCTGCGCATAGACCAGACCCTGACGCAGGATGCCACCGGCACCATGGCTTACCTCCAGTTCGAGGCCATGGGCGTTGACCGTGTGCGCACAGACCTGTCCGTGAGCTATGTGGATCACAACACGCTGCAGATGGGCTTCCGCAATCCGGACGACCATCGCTACCTGCGCACCGTGGCGCAGAAGTATGGCGTGGTGTTCTCCCCTCCCGGCACCGGCATCTGCCATCAGCTGCATCTGGAGAATTTCGCCAAGCCCGGCGCAACGCTGGTAGGTTCCGACAGCCATACTCCCACTGCAGGCGGCATCGGTTCGCTTGCCATGGGCGCGGGCGGTCTTTCCGTTGCCCTTGCCATGGCTGGTGAGTCCTATTTCATCGCCATGCCCAAGGTCATCAAGGTGCAGCTGGAAGGCAAGCTGACCGGCTGGGCTTCCGCCAAGGACGTCATTCTGCATCTTCTCGGCATGCTGACCGTGAAGGGCGGCGTAGGTAAGGTATTTGAATACGCCGGTCCCGGCGTTGCCACCCTGTCCGTGCCTGAACGTGCGGTCATCACCAACATGGGGGCAGAACTCGGCGCCACCACCTCTCTTTTCCCCAGCGACGACAAGACCCGTCAGTTCCTTGCCGCCATGGGCCGCGAGGCAGACTGGTCGGAACTGGTGGCCGATGCCGACGCCACCTATGATGATGTGATCGTCATTGATCTTTCCAAGCTGGAGCCCCTGGCTGCACAGCCGCACATGCCCGACCGCGTTGTGCCTGTACGCGAACTGGCCGGAAAGAAAGTTGATCAGGTTGCCATCGGCTCCTGCACCAACTCTTCCTACGCGGACATGAAGTCCGTTGCCGTGCTGTTCGGCTCCGCCAAGGTAAGCAACGAGACGGATACCCTGATCAGCCCCGGCTCCAAGCAGGTGCTGAAAATGCTGGCCCGTGAAGGGCTTGTGGAGCCTTTGCTGGACGCCGGTGCCCGTCTGCTGGAATGTTCCTGCGGCCCCTGCATCGGCATGGGCGGTTCTCCCGTCTCCGCAGGCGTTTCCGTGCGTACCTTCAACCGCAACTTTGAAGGCCGTTCCGGTACCAAGGATGCGGACGTGTATCTTGTCAGCCCGCTCACTGCGGCCATGGTTGCCATCCGCGGTGAGTTTTCCGACCCCGCCACCTGGGGTGATGCGCCTGCGGTGCCCGAGCTGCCCGCGGACGTGCCGTCCATCCGTGACCTCTTTATCTTCCCCCCTGCCGAAGGTGCCGGCGTGGAAGTGACGCGTGGTCCCAACATCGTGCCGCTGGAGCAGTTCGATGGTTTCGGCGACACTGTGACGGCGGAAGTGCTGCTCAAGGCCGGGGACGACATCACCACCGACCACATCATGCCCGCAGGTGCTCAGATCACCGCGTTGCGTTCCAACGTGCCCGCCATCAGCGAGCATGTGTTCAGCCGCGTGGATGAACAGTTCGTGGCCCGTGCCAAGGCATGTGACAATGGCGTCATCGTGGCCGGAGAAAACTACGGCCAGGGTTCTTCGCGCGAGCACGCCGCACTGGCTCCCCGTCATCTGGGCGTACGTGCGGTTATCGCCAAGTCCCTTGCCCGTATTCACCGTGCCAACCTCGTGAACTTCGGCATTCTGCCGCTCATTCTCGAGGATAAGGCGGATTACGACCGCTTTGCATTGGGCGGCAAGGTGACGGTTCCCGTAGCTGCCGTAACTGCCGGTGGTACAGTGGAAATCACCGTGGACGGTGCGGGACTGGTGCCCGTGAAGAATGATTTGACGCAGAAGGAATTGGACATTATTCGGGCGGGCGGACTTCTGAACTATGTCCGTCTCTCAAAAACCGGCGTTGCGTAA
- a CDS encoding sigma-54-dependent transcriptional regulator: protein MSLRRILFLAPAASVTHIFPRLKDAGYEVGLAENLKGASAFIRKSGPSVIFSRPQLPGYKVDDLLAVSQDDATFPPVIVFSDKGSVEEAERLLNLGAQDYWLEPLVYEKVVAAIPAGRKTIPAPPSTTLGGRKPQMPETEKGPNIIGSNPVMRRVLALAKQVAPSRATVLISGESGTGKEMFSKFLHAHSDRANGPFVAVNCAALPEHLLESELFGHEKGAFTGAINRKLGKFELAHGGTILLDEISEMDLGLQAKLLRVLQESELDRVGGTETVKVDVRVLATTNRNLEDWVKEGKFRQDLYFRLNVIPLRLPALRERGDDVLALARFFVNLYVREYGLSSLEFSQDALDWLASYEWPGNVRELQNLMERATLLAGRGPISKSHFLLDPDSWPLFGEEEEHGADVSASGGMADPAGQVAGAATAQEYSAAGVDGGSALFAQGVIPLHEMERIMILKGLEQTSGNRTQAAEMLGISVRTLRNKLNEYRGEGLDIP, encoded by the coding sequence ATGTCACTGAGACGTATACTTTTTCTTGCTCCGGCAGCATCTGTCACGCACATCTTTCCCCGACTCAAGGACGCAGGGTATGAGGTGGGCCTTGCCGAGAATCTGAAGGGAGCCTCCGCGTTCATCCGCAAGTCCGGACCGAGCGTCATATTCTCGCGCCCGCAGTTGCCCGGCTACAAGGTTGATGACCTGCTTGCCGTGAGTCAGGACGATGCCACCTTTCCGCCGGTGATTGTCTTCAGCGACAAGGGCTCCGTGGAAGAGGCGGAACGGCTGTTGAATCTGGGGGCGCAGGACTACTGGCTGGAGCCTCTGGTCTATGAGAAGGTGGTTGCCGCCATTCCTGCGGGCCGCAAGACCATTCCGGCACCTCCCAGCACAACGCTGGGCGGTCGCAAGCCGCAGATGCCCGAGACGGAAAAGGGGCCGAACATCATCGGCAGCAATCCCGTCATGCGTCGCGTGCTGGCCCTTGCCAAGCAGGTTGCTCCCTCCCGTGCCACGGTGCTCATTTCCGGCGAATCCGGCACCGGCAAGGAAATGTTCTCCAAATTTCTGCATGCGCATAGCGACAGGGCCAACGGCCCCTTTGTGGCCGTGAACTGCGCCGCCCTGCCGGAACACCTGCTTGAAAGCGAACTTTTCGGGCATGAAAAGGGTGCATTCACTGGTGCCATCAACCGCAAGCTCGGCAAATTCGAGCTGGCTCACGGCGGCACCATTCTGCTGGATGAAATTTCCGAAATGGACCTCGGCCTGCAGGCCAAGCTCCTGCGTGTGCTGCAGGAAAGCGAACTGGACCGCGTGGGCGGTACTGAAACGGTGAAGGTGGACGTGCGTGTGCTGGCCACCACGAACCGTAATCTTGAGGACTGGGTCAAGGAAGGCAAGTTCCGGCAGGATCTTTACTTCCGTCTGAACGTCATTCCCCTGCGGTTGCCTGCTCTGCGTGAGCGCGGTGACGACGTGCTGGCCCTGGCCCGCTTTTTCGTGAATCTCTATGTCCGCGAATACGGGCTTTCCTCTCTCGAATTTTCGCAGGACGCGCTCGACTGGCTGGCCTCCTATGAGTGGCCGGGCAACGTGCGAGAACTGCAGAACCTGATGGAGCGCGCCACCCTGCTGGCAGGGCGCGGGCCCATCTCCAAGAGTCATTTTCTCCTTGATCCGGATAGCTGGCCCCTGTTCGGCGAGGAAGAGGAGCATGGTGCGGATGTCTCGGCATCCGGCGGGATGGCGGATCCTGCCGGTCAAGTTGCCGGCGCCGCGACTGCGCAGGAGTATTCTGCTGCAGGCGTGGACGGTGGCAGCGCGCTTTTTGCGCAGGGGGTCATTCCTCTGCACGAAATGGAGCGCATCATGATTCTCAAAGGATTGGAGCAGACCTCCGGCAACCGTACTCAGGCTGCGGAGATGCTCGGCATATCCGTTCGTACGCTGCGAAACAAGTTGAACGAATATCGCGGCGAAGGGCTGGACATACCTTAA
- the larB gene encoding nickel pincer cofactor biosynthesis protein LarB: protein MHDHDMAALLRATLNAVAEGTLPPGEAALRLKTAPCEATLNGVHVDHHRAMRTGLGEAVLALGKSDDRLVTAVERLSEQGTPVLATRVSAAQGALLQEHFPQGTHHPDAGLFCLGRDLGLMPPFAATGEVLVVTAGAADMHVALEALGTARFYGLDAGLVPDVGVAGLHRIGPHLAALHEAKLLIVVAGMEGALPSVVAGLCSCPVIGVPTSVGYGAGAGGITPLFAMLNSCAAGISVVNIDNGYGAAVFATKILNTFRHE from the coding sequence ATGCACGACCATGATATGGCTGCCCTGCTCCGCGCCACGCTCAATGCCGTTGCCGAAGGCACCCTGCCTCCCGGCGAGGCCGCACTGCGGCTGAAAACCGCCCCCTGCGAGGCCACCCTGAACGGCGTTCATGTGGACCACCACCGCGCCATGCGTACCGGACTGGGGGAAGCCGTTCTCGCCCTCGGCAAAAGCGACGACCGTCTCGTGACAGCGGTGGAGCGTCTGTCCGAGCAGGGAACACCGGTTCTCGCAACGCGGGTTTCAGCAGCGCAAGGAGCCCTGCTGCAGGAACATTTTCCGCAGGGCACGCACCACCCCGACGCAGGCCTGTTCTGTCTGGGACGCGACCTTGGGTTGATGCCGCCTTTTGCAGCCACCGGCGAAGTTCTGGTGGTCACCGCCGGTGCGGCGGACATGCATGTGGCGCTGGAAGCGCTGGGTACGGCACGCTTTTACGGACTTGACGCGGGACTGGTCCCTGACGTAGGCGTGGCGGGGCTTCACCGCATAGGCCCGCACCTTGCCGCCCTGCACGAGGCGAAACTGCTCATCGTGGTTGCCGGCATGGAAGGCGCGCTGCCCAGTGTGGTGGCAGGCCTTTGCAGCTGCCCCGTCATCGGGGTTCCCACTTCCGTGGGATACGGCGCAGGCGCGGGCGGCATCACCCCGCTCTTCGCCATGCTCAACTCCTGCGCAGCGGGCATAAGCGTAGTGAACATAGACAACGGTTACGGTGCTGCGGTCTTCGCCACCAAAATTCTGAACACATTCCGTCACGAGTAG
- a CDS encoding glycosyltransferase, with product MRLAFFNATRKWGGVKTWTLEFAAALTRLGHTVIVLGREGAFIERALGLGLDARAVDFGPDYNPIAIARFMHFFRTERIDAALVNVGRDLRTAGIAAKLSGIPLVQRVGLPEDMKNVWKVRALHNWIRPHYLCPCHFNRNGLLAHLPCIDAADTTVIHSAKIPAKTAPAHVGSPLQLATTSQLNRDKGHEELMRVLARLRDEGHAFHWHVAGTGHEEAALHTLADELRLQEHITWHGWTQNVGAILQQADVFALPSLSEGLPNTLLEAMAAGCIPVARNVGGVAEVWPDSLKDFLITPGEHSNESFHASLSSLLTAQADTLLRWKHAAWSQCVQAFSLDTQARKLEAFFTDITGKR from the coding sequence ATGCGTCTCGCCTTTTTCAACGCCACCCGCAAATGGGGCGGCGTCAAAACATGGACCCTCGAATTTGCCGCCGCACTGACGCGCCTCGGCCACACGGTCATCGTGCTCGGCAGGGAAGGCGCTTTCATTGAACGGGCCCTCGGCCTGGGGCTTGATGCCCGCGCCGTGGACTTCGGTCCGGATTACAACCCCATTGCCATTGCCCGCTTCATGCATTTCTTCCGTACGGAACGCATTGATGCCGCGCTGGTGAATGTAGGCCGCGACCTGCGTACGGCAGGCATTGCCGCCAAGCTTTCCGGCATCCCGCTGGTTCAACGCGTGGGCCTACCCGAGGACATGAAAAACGTCTGGAAGGTTCGCGCGCTGCACAACTGGATTCGCCCGCACTACCTGTGTCCCTGCCATTTCAACCGCAACGGCCTGCTCGCGCATCTGCCCTGCATCGACGCGGCAGACACCACTGTCATCCACTCTGCCAAGATTCCCGCAAAAACGGCACCGGCACACGTCGGCTCTCCCCTGCAGCTTGCCACCACCAGCCAGTTGAACCGCGACAAGGGCCACGAAGAACTCATGCGTGTTCTTGCCCGCCTGCGGGATGAAGGCCATGCCTTCCACTGGCACGTGGCCGGCACCGGCCATGAAGAGGCCGCCCTGCACACGCTGGCGGACGAACTGCGACTGCAGGAACATATCACATGGCACGGTTGGACCCAAAACGTGGGAGCCATTCTGCAACAGGCCGATGTCTTTGCCCTGCCTTCCCTGAGCGAGGGGCTGCCAAACACCCTGCTGGAAGCCATGGCTGCAGGGTGCATCCCCGTTGCCAGAAACGTTGGGGGCGTGGCAGAAGTGTGGCCTGACAGCCTGAAAGATTTTCTCATCACTCCCGGCGAGCACAGCAACGAATCCTTTCACGCGAGCCTTTCCAGCCTGCTCACGGCACAGGCCGATACCCTGCTCCGCTGGAAGCATGCGGCATGGAGCCAGTGCGTTCAGGCCTTTTCCCTGGATACGCAGGCCCGCAAACTGGAAGCCTTTTTCACGGATATCACAGGAAAACGTTAA